The proteins below are encoded in one region of Indicator indicator isolate 239-I01 chromosome 34, UM_Iind_1.1, whole genome shotgun sequence:
- the THYN1 gene encoding thymocyte nuclear protein 1 has translation MPWPSRKRDKGAVADKKEPDAKIAKTEEETSDKEEEEKSTKPPAGGSKSGWKNWKKTKESDSGGEESKITYCHWLLKSEPESRLEKGVDVKFSIDDLKAQPNQTTFWDGVRNYQARNFLRAMKLGQQAFFYHSNCKEPGIVAIVKIVKEAYPDHTQFDQKDPHYDSSSRKENPKWSMVDVQFVRMTKRFIPLSEIKAHHLAHKAAGGPLKNMMLFTRQRLSIQPLTQEEFDFVLSLEEEKPQ, from the exons ATGCCTTGGCCGAGCAGGAAGAGAGACAAAGGAGCAGTAGCAG ATAAAAAGGAGCCTGATGCTAAAATTGCCAAAACTGAGGAGGAGACTTCAgataaggaggaagaagagaagtcCACAAAGCCTCCAGCTGGAGGTTCCAAGTCAGGATGGAAGAACTGGAAGAAGACAAAGGAATCTGACTCTGGTGGAGAGGAAAGCAAGATAACATATTGCCACTGGCTTCTGAAGTCAGAACCAgagagcaggctggagaagggagtGGATGTGAAA TTCAGCATTGATGACTTGAAAGCTCAGCCCAATCAGACAACCTTTTGGGATGGAGTAAGGAACTATCAG GCAAGGAATTTCCTGAGAGCCATGAAGCTGGGGCAGCAGGCCTTCTTCTACCACAGCAACTGTAAAGAGCCTGGCATTGTTGCCATTGTCAAG ATTGTAAAGGAGGCCTACCCTGACCACACACAGTTTGATCAGAAGGATCCTCACTATGATTCCTCCAGCAGGAAAGAGAACCCCAAATGGTCCATG GTGGACGTGCAGTTCGTGCGGATGACGAAACGCTTCATCCCCCTGTCTGAGATCAAGGCTCACCACCTGGCACACAAAGCAGCTGGAGGGCCCCTCAAGAACATGATGCTCTTCACAAGGCAGCGGCTGTCCATCCAGCCACTGACACAAG AAGAATTTGATTTTGTATTGAGCCTGGAAGaggaaaagccacaataa
- the VPS26B gene encoding vacuolar protein sorting-associated protein 26B isoform X1, producing MSFFGFGQTPELELVLSDAESRRRVEHKTEEGKKEKYFLFYDGETVSGRVVLTLKNPHRRLEHQGIKVEFIGQIELYYDRGNHHEFVSLVKDLARPGEFTQSQTFDFEFTHVEKPYESYTGQNVKLRYFLRATVSRRLNDVVKEMDIVVHTLSTYPELNSSIKMEVGIEDCLHIEFEYNKSKYHLKDVIVGKIYFLLVRIKIKHMEIDIIKRETTGTGPNVYHENDTIAKYEIMDGAPVRGESIPIRLFLAGYELTPTMRDINKKFSVRYYLNLVLIDEEERRYFKQQEVVLWRKGDIVRKSMSHQAAIASQRFEGTSSHPEAKTPSQPPENNGRQ from the exons ATGAGTTTCTTCGGGTTCGGGCAGACCCcggagctggagctggtgctcAGCGACGCCGAGAGCCGGCGGCGTGTGGAGCACAAGACGGAGGAAGGCAAGaaggagaaatatttcctcttctACGACGGAGAGACCGTCTCTGGGCGGGTCGTCCTCACCCTCAAGAACCCCCACAGGCGGCTGGAACACCAGGGCATCAAAGTGGAGTTCATCGGGCAGATCG AGCTCTACTATGACCGAGGGAACCACCACGAGTTCGTGTCTCTGGTGAAAGACCTGGCCAGGCCTGGGGAATTCACTCAGTCACAGACCTTTGACTTTGAGTTCACACACGTGGAGAAACCTTACGAGTCCTACACGGGGCAGAACGTGAAGTTGAG GTATTTCCTGCGAGCGACGGTCAGCCGGCGGCTGAACGATGTGGTGAAGGAGATGGACATTGTCGTGCACACTCTGAGCACCTACCCTGAGCTCAACTCCTCCATCAAGATGGAGGTGGGGATTGAGGACTGCCTGCACATCGAGTTTGAGTATAACAAGTCCAA GTATCATTTAAAAGATGTGATTGTTGGGAAGATCTACTTCCTGCTGGTGCGGATCAAGATCAAACACATGGAGATAGACATCATCAAGAGAGAAACAACAGGGACTGGGCCCAACGTCTACCATGAGAATGACACAATAGCTAAATATGAGATCATGGATGGGGCACCTGTCAGag GGGAGTCCATTCCCATCAGGCTCTTTCTGGCTGGCTATGAGCTGACTCCAACGATGAGGGACATCAACAAGAAGTTCTCGGTGCGTTATTACCTCAACCTGGTGCTGATCGACGAGGAGGAGAGACGCTACTTTAAACAGCAG GAGGTGGTGCTGTGGAGGAAAGGAGACATAGTGAGGAAGAGCATGTCCCACCAAGCAGCCATCGCCTCGCAGCGCTTTGAGGGGACCTCCTCGCACCCCGAGGCCAAGAcccccagccagcccccagAGAACAACGGCCGGCAGTGA
- the VPS26B gene encoding vacuolar protein sorting-associated protein 26B isoform X2 — protein MESSEQVQCAAATGSPELYYDRGNHHEFVSLVKDLARPGEFTQSQTFDFEFTHVEKPYESYTGQNVKLRYFLRATVSRRLNDVVKEMDIVVHTLSTYPELNSSIKMEVGIEDCLHIEFEYNKSKYHLKDVIVGKIYFLLVRIKIKHMEIDIIKRETTGTGPNVYHENDTIAKYEIMDGAPVRGESIPIRLFLAGYELTPTMRDINKKFSVRYYLNLVLIDEEERRYFKQQEVVLWRKGDIVRKSMSHQAAIASQRFEGTSSHPEAKTPSQPPENNGRQ, from the exons atggagagcagtgaacaagtgcagtgtgctgcagccacaggctCCCCTG AGCTCTACTATGACCGAGGGAACCACCACGAGTTCGTGTCTCTGGTGAAAGACCTGGCCAGGCCTGGGGAATTCACTCAGTCACAGACCTTTGACTTTGAGTTCACACACGTGGAGAAACCTTACGAGTCCTACACGGGGCAGAACGTGAAGTTGAG GTATTTCCTGCGAGCGACGGTCAGCCGGCGGCTGAACGATGTGGTGAAGGAGATGGACATTGTCGTGCACACTCTGAGCACCTACCCTGAGCTCAACTCCTCCATCAAGATGGAGGTGGGGATTGAGGACTGCCTGCACATCGAGTTTGAGTATAACAAGTCCAA GTATCATTTAAAAGATGTGATTGTTGGGAAGATCTACTTCCTGCTGGTGCGGATCAAGATCAAACACATGGAGATAGACATCATCAAGAGAGAAACAACAGGGACTGGGCCCAACGTCTACCATGAGAATGACACAATAGCTAAATATGAGATCATGGATGGGGCACCTGTCAGag GGGAGTCCATTCCCATCAGGCTCTTTCTGGCTGGCTATGAGCTGACTCCAACGATGAGGGACATCAACAAGAAGTTCTCGGTGCGTTATTACCTCAACCTGGTGCTGATCGACGAGGAGGAGAGACGCTACTTTAAACAGCAG GAGGTGGTGCTGTGGAGGAAAGGAGACATAGTGAGGAAGAGCATGTCCCACCAAGCAGCCATCGCCTCGCAGCGCTTTGAGGGGACCTCCTCGCACCCCGAGGCCAAGAcccccagccagcccccagAGAACAACGGCCGGCAGTGA